TCCCCTGAGGGATTCACCGTCATGGCGGGCGTCGGCGCGTACGGCGCCCTGCAGTCGGCTCACTGGGCAACCCAGGCGGCCGAGGCCGGCGCGAGCTGCGTCATGCTGCTGCCGCCGAACACGTTCCGCGCGAACCACGAGCAGGTCAAGGAGCACTACGCCACCGTCGCGAAGGCCGGCCTGCCGATCATCGGCTACAACAACCCCATCGACACCAAGGTCGACCTGGTTCCCGAGCTGATCGCCGACATCTTCCACGCCGGCAACGTCGTGGGCGTGAAGGAGTTCTCGGGCGATCCCCGTCGCATCTACGAGATCAAGGAGCTCGCTCCCGAGATCGACATCCTGATCGGCACCGACGACACGGTGCTCGAGGTCGGCCTCGCCGGCGCGGTCGGCTGGGTGTCCGGCTACCCCAACGCGATCCCGCAGACCTGCATCGAGCTGTTCAACCTGTGCACCTCGGGCAATGTCCAGGATCTCGTCCGCGGCCAGGAAATGTACCGCGACCTGCACTCGCTGCTGCGCTGGGATTCGAAGACCGAGTTCGTCCAGGCGATCAAGCTGTCGATGGATGTCGTTGGCCTCAAGGGCGGCAAGAGCCGTCCGCCGCGTGGCCCGCTCTCCCCCGAGATCACCGCGCGCATCATCGCCGACACCGAGGCCGCAGTCGCCAAGGGTTACGGTAAGTAACACGTTTCACGCTTCACCCGGCCGGGGCGTGCCGCACCATCTTGGCGCGCCCCGGCCGTCCACCAACGCTTCTCGGGCGCATGATGCCCGTCCTGGACAGGAGGCCATGATGCGCACATCCCGCGTCTTCCACGCCGTCGATTCCCACACCGAGGGTATGCCCACCCGCGTCATCACCGGCGGCGTCGGCGTCTTTCCCGGGGCCACCATGGCCGAGCGACGGACCTGGTTCATGGAGAACTCGGACCACATTCGTACCCTCCTCATGACCGAGCCTCGCGGCCACGCCTCGATGAGCGGCGCGATCCTGCAGCCCCCGACGCGTCCCGACGCCGACTGGGGAGTGCTCTACATCGAGGTCTCCGGCTGCCTGCCCATGTGTGGGCACGGCACCATCGGCGTCGCCACCGTGCTGGTCGAGACCGGGATGGTCGAGGTGACCGAGCCGATCACCACTATCCGCCTCGACACCCCGGCCGGCCTCGTCGTGGCAGAGGTCGCCGTCGCGGACGGCAAGGCCGAGCACGTCACCATCACGAACGTTCCCTCCTTCTCGGTGCGCCGCGGCGCGCAGGTCGACGTGCCGGGCCTCGGTAGCGTCACCTACGACCTCGCCTTCGGCGGAAACTTCTACGCGATCGTCACGCTCGACTCACTGGGCATCGAGTTCCGGCAGGATCGCAGCAACAAGCAGCAGCTGCTCGACGCGGGCCTCGCGATCTCGGAGGCGATCAACGCCGCCGACGAACCGGTACACCCCGAGCGCGACGACATTCGCGGCTGCCACCACGTGTACCTCGAGGCGCCCGGGTCGAACGCGACGCTCTCGCGGCACGCGATGGCGATCCAGCCCGGCTGGTTCGATCGCTCCCCCTGCGGCACCGGGACAAGCGCCCGGATGGCGCAGCTGCACGCCCGCGGCGAGCTGCCCCTGCACCAGGACTTCACGAACGAGTCGTACATCGGCTCGCGCTTCGTCGGCCGCCTGATCGGCGAGACGGCGGTGGCCGGGATCCCCGCGGTCATCCCGACTATCACGGGCCGCGCCTGGATCACGGGCACCGCCCAGTACATGCTCGACCCGAGCGATCCGTTCCCGACGGGATTCTCGCTGTGAGCCTCGCGTTCCTCGACGCGGACGCGGTGCGCCGCGCCCTCCCGTTCGGCGTGGCAATGGATGCGCTCGACGCGGCGCTTCGCACCCACGTCGATCCCGAGCTGGACGGGCCACGACTGTTCAGCGACGCCCCCGGCGGCGAGTTCCTGGTCATGCCCGCCCAGGGGGCCGAGTTCAGCGGCCTCAAGGCGCTGACCGTCGCACCCGGCAACCCCGCGCGCGGGCTCGAGAAGATCCAGGGCCTCTACCTGCTCTTCTCGTCTGACGCGCTCGCCCCGGTCGCTGTCCTCGAGGGCGCCTGCCTGACCGCCATTCGCACGCCGGCCGTCACCATCTCCGCAGTCCGGGCGCTCGCGGCGATCGCCCCTGCCGGCGGCGAGCTTCCGGCCGCCCCGCGCATCCTCGTGTTTGGCGCGGGCGTCCAGGCGCTCAGCCACATCCGGGCTGCCCACGTCGCCTTCCCGGATGCCACGTTCGAGCTCATCGGCCGCCGACCTGAGCGCGTGGCGGCGCTCATCCAGGAGCTTCAGGGCGACCCCGAAAGCGCGTCTCTCGAGGTCGCTGACCGCACCAGCGACGTGGACGCCGCAGTCGCCGACGCGGACATCATCATCTGCGCGACGAGCGCGAGCGCGCCGCTCTTCGACGGCCGGCTCGTACAAGATCACGCCATCGTCGCCGCTACCGGCACCCACGGCCTCGATATGCGCGAGGTCGACGACCACCTCGTCACCCGCAGCGACCTCGTGGTCGAGGGACGCGGCTCGGCCGAGCGCGAGAACGGCAACCTGGCGACCACCTGGAGCGAGGCCGACTGGCGCGAGCGACCCCCGGCGAACCTCCGCGACCTCGCGCTTGGGCGCATGGCCCGTTCCGCCGGTCGGCCCGCCCTCTACACCGGCGTCGGCATGTCGTGGGAAGATCTTGTCTGCGCTACCGCCGCATACGCGACGTACCTTCACTCCTCGAAGTAGCGCGGCAAGGAGCCCACATGTCGATCGAGTCTCAGACCTACTCAGCCAGCTTCAACCCGCTGCGTCGCCCGTTGAACCTGCGTGAGTCGGTCCTCGAACAACTCCGCACCGCGATTATCACGGGCGGGCTCGCGGAGGGCACCGTGGTGTCTGCACCAACGCTCGGTCAGGCGCTCGGAGTTTCGGCAACCCCCGTGCGGGAGGCGATGATGGACCTCGCCCGCGAGGGTCTCGTCGAAACGATCAAGAACAAGGGATTCCGGATCACGGCCATGTCCGACAAGGAGCTCGACGACCTCGCGGCGATCCGCCTGCTCATTGAGCCGCCGTCGATACACGGCGTCGTCGGCAAGATCTCCGCAACCGGGTTCGCCGAGCTGCGCGAGCTCGCCGACCTCTGCCTGGAGGCCGCGATCGCGGAGGACCTCGAGGCGTACCTGCGCCACGACCGCGAACTCCACGCGCGCCTGCTGAGCTACACCGGCAACCCGCAACTCGTCGACCTCGCCACCAAGCTTCGCCTGCGCACCCGCATGTATGGCTTGTCGGCACTCGCCCGCAACAAGAAACTTGCGGACTCGTCCCGCGAACACCATGAGCTTCTGCGCTTGCTGCAGGAGGACGATGGCGCCGGCGCCGAACAGCTCCTGCGCGCGCACATCAGCCACGCCCGCGAGATCTGGGCGACCGGCGGCGACAGCGAACCACCCACGGAGGGCAGCGCGTGACCCAAACCTCTGACGTTGTCATCATCGGCGCTGGCATCATTGGCTGCGCGACCGCGTACTTCGCGGCTCGCGCGGGACTGTCCGTCACGGTGGTCGAAAGGGACCTCCCCGCGGGCGGCACCACCTCACGCTGCGAGGGAAACATCCTCGTCTCGGACAAAGAGCTCGGCCCCGAGCTCGAACTCACGCAGTACTCGCTCGGCATCTGGAAAGGCGAGCTCGCCGAGTTCGGCCACCTTTGGGAGTTCGAGGCCAAGGGCGGCATCATCGTGGCGTCCGAGGAGTCGAGCCTGAAGACCCTCGAGCGGTTCTCGTCCGCCCAGCGTGGTTTCGGCATCAACGCCCAGCGCCTCGATAGCGGCGAGCTGCGCGCGCTCGAACCGAACGTCACCGACCGTGCCCTCGGCGCGGCTTTCTACCCCGAGGACAGCCAGGTGCAGCCCATCCTGGCGGCGACCCACCTCCTGCGCCTCGCCCAGCTGGCCGGCGCGACGCTCGTCACCCGCGCGCCCGTCACCGAGCTGCTGCGCGACGGCGATCGGGTCACCGGGGTGCGCACCCCGCGCGGCGACTTTTCCGCCGCCCACGTCGTCAACACGGCAGGCCCCTGGAGCGGCGAGGTTGCGAAGCTCGCCGGAGTCGCGCTGCCGATCCTGCCCCGTCGCGGCTTCGTACTCGTGACCGAGCCGCTGCCACCCCGGGTATTCCACAAGGTCTATGCCGCCGAGTACGTCGACAACGTCGCCACCGCCGACGAGGGCCTGCAGGCCTCACCCGTGGTGGAGGGCACTCCGGCCGGCAGCATCCTCATCGGCTCGAGCCGCGAACGCATCGGCTTTGACGGGACGGTAAGCCCCGAGGCGCTCGCGACCATCGCGCGAAACGCGATCACCCTCTTCCCCTTCCTGGAGCGCACGCGGATCCTGCGCCAGTACCACGGGTTCCGCCCCTACTGCCCCGACCATCTTCCGGTCATCGGGCCCGACCCCCGCACTCCGGGTCTCTGGCACGCCAGCGGGCACGAGGGCGCCGGCATCGGGCTCTCCGTCGGCACCGGAAAGCTGCTCGCGCAGGCGCTCGCCGGCGAGCACACCGACCTGCCCCTTACCGCCTTCCGTCCCGAACGATTCGATGAGGAGCGTGCCGCATGAGCGAGACGACCCCCGACCGCGTACAGGCCACCTTCGAGGGCGAGCCCATCGAGGCCGACGCCGGCGCGAGCATCGCGGCGGCCCTGATTGGCTCGGGGCGCCAGGCGTGGCGCACCACTCGCGGCGGCACGCCGCGCGGGCTGTTCTGCGGCATCGGCGTCTGCTTCGACTGCCTCGTCGAGGTCGATGGCGAGTCGGGCCAGCGGGCTTGCATGATTCCGCTCGCGCCAGGCATGGACGTGCGCGCTCACGGGGGCGAGTTCGCGGACGGGGCCGGGGCCGGGTCAGCCGCGGCAGAAGGCGCTGCCTCTCCAGCAGGATCCTGCGAGAGCTCACCGACCGACATGAACTCAGCGACGGACGGGGTCGGCGCGTGAAGCCGGTCAGCACGGCCCCCCGGTTCGACGTCGCAATCGTCGGGGCGGGGCCGGCCGGCCTTGCCGCGTCAGAGACCGCCCTCGCCGGCGGCGCCCGTGTCGTCGTAATCGATTCGGGCGCTCAGCCGGGCGGCCAGTTCTGGCGGCACCGCTCGGAGGCTGCGGGGGTGCGCGACGGCGGTGAGTTCCATCACGGCTGGGGCGAATACCTCGAGCTTCGGGCTGCCTTCGACGCCGGCATCGCTTCCGGCGCCCTTACCTACCTCCCTGCCACGAGCGTATGGCTCGCCAGGCAGCGCCCGAACGAGGAGTTCCGGCTCGACCTCGCTCCGAGCTACGGCCCGGGAACGTCGACGATCCCGGCTGTGCAGGCCACGCGCCTCGTGCTCGCCACCGGTGGCTACGACCGCCAGCTGCCCGTGCCGGGCTGGGATCTGCCCGGCGTGATGGCGGCCGGGGGCATCCAGGCGCACGTGAAGCAGAACGGCTCGCTGCCGGGTTCACGGTTTGTGATTGCTGGCACCGGCCCGTTCCTGCTGCCGGTCGCCGCGAACGTCACCCAGGCCGGGGGCACCGTGGCGGCCGTGCTCGAGTCGGCGAACCTCGCCGACTGGCTGCCCCGCCTGCACCGCGCCGCCGGCGTGCCATCGAAGGGGTTGGAGGGAGCCGGCTACATCTGGACCTTCCTGCGCCACCGCATTCCCTACCGCCCGCGCACCATCATCACCGAGATTCTCGGCGACGACCGCGTCACCGGCGTCCGCACAGCCCGGGTCGGCCGTGACGGCGTCCCGGTCGCCGGGACCGAACGCACGATCTCCGGCATCGACGGCGTCGGCCTCGGCTGGGGCTTCACCCCGCAGCTCGAACTGCCGGTGCAGCTCGGCGTGCAGACCGCGGTCGACGTTGACGGGTCGCTCATCGCCCCGGTCGACGACGGTCAACGCAGCAGCGTGCCCGGGCTCTTGCTCGCGGGTGAGCTCACCGGCGTCGGGGGCGCAGCGCTCGCGGTGCTCGAGGGCCGCATCGCCGGCCGCGTGGCCGCCGCTGAAGCGTTGGGGGGCGGCTCGGGTGCAGTCTCTGGCACCGCCTCGGGTGCCGCCCTCGCGCGTCCCGCCGAGCTGCGCTCCGCGCGCCGCCAGCGGGCCTTCGCCTCGGCGATGCACCAGGCGCACCCCGTGCCCGCCGGCTGGCAGGAAGTTGTCACCGATGACTGCCTCGTCTGCCGCTGCGAGGAGGTCGACGCGGGCACCATCCGCGCCGCGCGCAGCGAGCTTTCCGGCGACGACCACCGCTCCCAGAAGGGCGTCACCCGCGCCGGCATGGGCTGGTGCCAGGGCCGGGTCTGCGGCTTCGCCGCCGCCTCAATCGCCGGGGCTGGCGCACCCACACAGGCCTCGCTGGCGAGCTCGTCCAAGCGCCCGATCGCTCAACCGGTGCCGCTTTCGGCGCTGACGGAGATCGAGTAGACGAGCCACTGCGCGTCGGGCGGCGCTGCTGCCTCAGCCTAGAGCGATGCCTTCTCGACTAAGTATCGTGCCGCCCGCTCAGCGCTGGCGAGCTTGGCCACGCTGACGGGGTCATGCCCGTAGCCGGCACGGGTCTTCATCGCGAGCAAGACCCCTAGAGATTTGGCTGCTTGCTTGTCCACAGAAGCGATCAGGGCAATCGCGTCCTGATGGTTCTCACCCTTGGCATGCTTACCCAATGCGCCAGCGCAAATTGCGTCCGCCGCCGCGATACCGGCATGTACGAACAACGTCACGCAGGCGTCCGCGATATCTGCACCCTCGGAGAGTTCTCGCGCGTCATCTGCAACCTGCAAGAACTGCTGAGCTTTGGCAAGCCTGCCCAGCCGGACCGCTTTGTCGGCAGCGACGGTTCTCGCGTTTTCGCGCTTCGGGGTCATGCGTGCGCTACTTCCTTACGGAGCTGCTTACGAAGCCAGGACGGGTCACCCGCGAGATCGATGCCCTCCGCGAGAATCGAGTCGAAAATACTCGCAGGCCGCACCTCTGAGCTGCGGTACACCAGAGGACGCACATCGTTACCGGTCCACAGCGTTACCCGCGCCGCCAGCTGACCCACCGCTTCCTCCACAGATTCTTCTGTCGCCGCGTCCGGCATGATGACAAGAATGTCGATGTCACTGTCGTCATGCATATCGTTGCGCGCAGCGGATCCGAAGATCTTGGCAGTGAGCGGCTGGACCTGCCACACGGAAATGTCTTGGCGAATACGCGAAATCAGCTCGCTCTTGATTCCGGCAATCCTCAGAATGATCTCTGCCAGGAGGTGGTCCTGGTTGAGCGCGTAAGCGATGCTTCTTCCCACACTCCGCTCGAGGAGCACTCCCTGCGCCGCAAGCCGCGCGACTGATTTACGTATGCCTTGAGGCGAGCCGTGCTCGGGCAACAACTGGTGGATCTGCTGTATTGACAGGTACTGTTCAACGCGAGCCAGCACCGTCAACACCTGAGAATCGAGCCCGGTGGTGCTGACCGCCGCGAATGGATTTTGCAGACGCATGTGCAGTCACCTCCCTTGTTCCTACACACGAGAAAGCCTGACACAAAAGTAGTCACTTGTCCACAAAAGTAGACGAGCGTGCACTTAAGTAGACGAATATGGCGATTCCCCCACCTTCGTTCCCCGGACGATAACTCACGCTGGACGCTAATTTCGCGTACGTAATTGTCCGGGGAAGGCGCACTCGCAGGGCGCCGGGCGCCGGCTTACGCGCGGGGCCGGGCGCCCAAACGCCAAGGGGAGGAGACGCAACGCGTCCCCTCCCCTTTCAGCGCACGGCAGCTACGAACCGAGGTACGCCTCGATGACGCGCGGATCCTGCGCCAACTCCGCAGCCGGACCCTGCATCGTGACGCGACCCGACTCGAGCACGTACGCCCGGTCGGCGATCTGCAGCGCCGCACGGGCGTTCTGCTCGACGAGGAGGATGGTGGTCCCCTCGGCGTTGATCATCTTGATGATCTCCATCACCTGCTTCACGATCAGCGGCGCAAGCCCCATTGAGGGCTCGTCCAGCAGCAGCAGCTTCGGGCCACCCACGAGGGCGCGGCCCAGCGCCAGCATCTGCTGTTCGCCGCCCGAGAGCGTGCCGCCCTGCTGATTGCGCCGCTCCGCAAGACGAGGCATCAGCTCGTACGCGTGATCGGCGCGGTCGGCGACCAGCTTCTGGTCCTTGACCAGGTAGCCGCCGAGCAGCAGGTTCTCGTGCACCGACATCGTCGAGAAGACGCGACGACCCTCGGGAATGTGCAGGAGGCCAGCCCCCACGAGATCCCACGGCTGCTGCTTGGTGAGATCGCGATCTCCCCAGGTCACCGTGCCACTCTTCGCCCGCACGAGCGCCGAGATCATCGACAGCGTCGACGTCTTGCCCGCGCCGTTGTTGCCGAGCAGCGAGACGATCTCGCCCTCGTTGACCTCAAGGGAGAGGTCCCGCAGCGCGTGCACTCGGTTGTAGTAGAGCTCGACATTTTCAAGGGTGAGTTTCATCAGTCTTCCTCCCCCAGGTACGCCGCGATGACGACCGGATCGTTCTTGATCTGTTCGGGCGTCCCATCGGCGATCTCTTTGCCGTAGTTGAGTACAACGATGCGCTCGGAGATCTGCATCACGAGGCCCATATCGTGCTCGATCAGCACGATACTCACGCCCAGGTCGCGAATCTTCCGGATCAGGTCGATCAGCTCGGCCTTCTCGTTGTGGTTAAGGCCGGCGCCCGGCTCGTCCAGCAGCAGCAGCCGCGGCTGCGTCGCCAGGGCGCGCGCAATCTCGACTCGGCGCTGCTCGCCGTAGGGCAACTGCGTGACGAGCAGCTCGTCGTCGGCACGGAAGCCGACGAAGTCGAGCCAACCCTGCGCGTCGCGCGTGCACTGCTCTTCGCTGCGCCGGTAGCGCGGGCTCTGCAGCATGGCGTCGAAGATGTTCTGGCCAAGGGTGGCGTGCATCCCCGTCTTCACGTTCTCGAGCACCGACATGTCTGAGAAGAGGCGCACGTTCTGGAACGTGCGCGCCATTCCCTTTTTCGTGATGTACGACGGCTTCTTGCGCGTCATCGGCTCACCGTCGAACGTCACCGATCCTGAGTTAGGCCGGTAGAACCCCGAGATGCAGTTGAACGCCGAGGTCTTGCCGGCGCCGTTCGGGCCGATCACCGAGACGATCTCACCCTCGCGCACCGAGAACGACAGCCCGTCGACGGCTTTGATACCGCCGAAAGCCACCGCGAGGTCCGAAACCTGCAGGAGCACCTTCTTCTCGCCCCCGGCAGAAGCCTGCGACTCGGCTGCGGGCGTGTGCAGCGTTGACTCACTCATTTCTTGTCCTCCGCTTCGCTCGGAAGCTCACCGATCACGGTCACCGTCGAAGTTTCGGGGGGCGGTGGAATCTCGCGTTTCTTGAGGAACGGCAGGATCGCGTTCGCCGGCCAAATGCCCTTCGGGCGGAAGATCATGACCACCACGAGCAGCACGCCGAACATCAAGAAGCGCCACTCAGAGAACTCACGCAAGAACTCGGGGGCGAGCGACACGAAGAGTGCACCGATGATGACCCCGGGCACTGATCCCATCCCGCCCAGCACGACGGCCATCAGCACGAGCGCCGAGTACAAGAACTCGAAGCTGTTTGGCGATATCGCGCTTAAGTGGGCCGCCATCAGCGTGCCCGCGAAACCACCCCAGACGGCGCCGATAATGTACGCCATGAGCTTTGTGGCGTAGCCGTTGATGCCCATCGCCTCGCTGACGTCCTCGTCGTCACGCACGGACTTCCAGGCGCGGCCCATCTTGCCGCGGCCCAGGCGGGCGACGGCGACCACGGCGATGCCGATGCCGATGAAGAGCACGAAGTAGTAGAACAGGACCTTCGAGTTGAACTGCACCCCGAACAGGTTCAGCCCGTCCGAGAACGACCAACCGAAGAACGACATCGTGGGAATACCGTGGATGCCCGAGGGGCCGCCGGTGACCTTGAGGTTGTTCGCGGTGATGCGAATGATCTCACCGAAGCCGAGCGTCACGATGGCGAGGTAGTCGGAGCGCAGCCGCAGGGTTGGGCCACCGATCACCACACCGGCGATGACACAGGCGAGCACGACGAACGGGATGGTCTCGATCATCGAGAGCCCGAACTGGGTGGTGAGGATGCCGCTGGTATAGGCGCCCACCGCCATGAAGGCGATGTAGCCGAGGTCGAGCAGGCCGGCATAGCCGACCACAACGTTGAGTCCCATCGCGAGCACGATGTAGATGAACGCCGAGGTCAGGATCGAGATCAGGTAGGGCGTCGCCGAAACGAACGGCAGCACCGCAGCACCGACGAACAGCACCGCCGCAACGATCTTCATGAAGGTCGCGGGGGCGAGGGCGCCCTTGGGCTGCGGGGGCCGCGTGATAAACGGCATCGGGGCGGGCAGGCGGTTCAGTGCTTTTGCCATGACTAGACCCTCTCTACTACGCGCTCGCCCAGCAGGCCGGTCGGCTTGAAGATGAGCAACAGGATCAAGAACCCGAAGGCGAAGACGTCGCGCCACTCACCGCCGAAGAAGTTCGTGCCGAACGACTCAAGGAGGCCGAGCACCAGCCCGCCCAGCATGGCGCCATAGAGGTTGCCAATGCCACCGATCACGGCGGCGGTGAATGCCTTCAACCCGATCACGAACCCCATCAAGAAGTCGATCGAGCCATAGTATGCGGCAGCCATCACACCGGCCGCGCCGGCGAGGGCCGAGCCGATGAAGAAGGTGCGAGAGATGACCTTGTTGACGTTCACGCCCATCAAGAGCGCCGCCTTTTGATCGAGCGCGATGGCTCGCATGGCGCGACCCTCACGGGTGTGCATGATGTAGCGCTGCAAGAAGAACATGAGGAGCGCTGCGACCACCATGAGGACGATCTGCGCAACGGTGATGCGGGCCCCGAGAATGTCGATCGGGTTGCCCGAGAGCCGAACCGGGAAGACCTTGGGGTTCGGGCCGAAGATCTGGCGCACCGCGTACTCGAGCGTGAACGAGACGCCCACAGCCGTGATCAGCACGGCGAGTCTGGGGCTCTTGCGCAGTGGCCGGTAGGCGATGCGCTCAATGACCACGCCGATGCCACCGGTGAGCAGCATCGTGATAAGCAGGACGAGCAGCAGCACCGGGATCGAGACGACGCCCAGCAGGCCCGTGAGGCCGCCGACGATGATGAACGACAGGAAGGCGCCCACCATGTACAGGTCGCCGTGGGCGAAGTTGAGCAGCTTGATGATGCCGTAGACCATGCTGTAGCCGAGAGCGACTAGAGCGTAAAACGAGCCGACGAACAGGCCGTTCCAAATAAGTTGAAGCATGAATTACCTCTCGCTTGAGGCTGACCACCGACACAATTCGGGGTGGGAGCGCGCACGCTGCCACCCCGAACTGCTGTCAGATGTGGTTAGCCCTGCAGGTCGTCGTGGAGAACGAACGTGCCCTCAGGTCCGACCTTGACGATGACGAAGCCACCGCCCGAGAGCGTGCCGTCCTCGGTGAACTTCAGCGGACCGGAGAAGAGCTCGAGGCCGTCGATCGCCTGGATGGCGTCCTTGACCTTCGTGCCGTCGGTCGAGCCGGCGTCCATCATGCCCTGTGCCACGACGCGCACGGCGTCGTAGGCCTGCATCGAGTAGGGGCCCGGGGCGTCGCCGCCGGAGACCTTCTCGTAGTCGGCGATCCAGGTGCCCGCGTTCTCAAGCATGTCGGGGGTCTTGGTGAAGGTACCGAATACGTTCTCGGTGAACTCCGTGCCCGCGATCTCCGAGAACTGAGCATCGACCGTGCCGTCGCCGACGAGGATCGGGCCGGTGTAGCCGGCCTCGCGCAGCTGGCGCGTCAGCAGGCCGCCGGCCTGGTAGTAGCCGGTCCAGACGACGAAGTCGGGGTTCGTGTCGGTCACAGCCTTGACGTTGGCCGAGAAGTCCTTGTCGTCGGGGTTGACGGCGCCGTCCAGCACGACCTCGGGCGAACCCGCGGCCTCGGCGTCGGCGATGAAGGTCGTCGCGAGGTCCTTCGAGTAATCAGTCTGGTCGTTGAGGACGGCAACCTTCGTCGCGCCTTCCTGCGTCGCAAACTGCAGCCCCGACGCCGCCTGCTGTGCGCCGGTGCCGTTAATCATGAAGGCACCCTGGCCGACGAGCGCGTTCGAGTTCGCTGCCGGAATGACCATGGGGATGTTCGCCTCGGCGAAGATGGGCAGCGTCGGGAGCGTTGCGCCCGAGCAGTAGCCACCGACCGAGCCGAGCACGCCGGCGGTCACGAGCTTTTGCGCCGCAGCGACGGAGGCCGTCGCGTCACAGGCATCGTCCTCAACAACGAGTTCGAGGTCGCGGCCGTCAATCCCGCCGTCAGCATTGATCTCATCGATCGCCAGCTGAGCGCCGTTCTTCATGTAGTCACCGAAAGCGGCTTCCGAGCCCGAGAACGGGGCCAGCATGCCGAGCTTGATGGGGCCTTCACCGCTGTCGCCGCCGGCATCGCCCGAGGCGAGTCCGCCCGAGCAGCCCGAGAGCACGAGTGCGGCACTGGCCGCGAGGGCGGTGAGGGCAATTGCGCCCTTGAACCGCGAGTTGGACTTCGAGAACATTCAGTTTTCCTTCCGTTGAAACGCCTTTGATTCTTCGGACCTGCGAGATGTGGTGCCCCCGTGACACACAACCATGGGTGCTCGGAATCTCTGGGCTCAACCTACACGAACCACTAACAGTGCAATGGTACAGATTGAACCACTCGGCGTGTCATTCGGGCATACGCTGAGGAAAACCCGGATAAAAATGCCGAAATTCCGGGAGAAAAGCGAATTCGCGTGCTGCGGTAACTATCCGGTATCAATCGCGCATCTGCCTCGAGAGACGAGGTTGTGTGGGCCGAATCCGGCGCCTACTGGCTCGCTTTCTTCGCCGCGGCCTTTGCGGCGCGCTTATGCTCCCGCACCATGAGGAGGGACTCCGGGGACACAATGTCGGCGACGCTTCGAAACGATCCTGCCTCGCCGTAGGCGCCCGCGGCCTCCCGCCAGCCAGCCCCCTCGAAGCCGCACTGCTTGCCGAGCAGCGCAAGAAAAATCTTGGCCTTCTGCTCGCCAAACCCCGGAAGCGCCTGCAGCCGCTTGAGCACGGTCGGGCCGTCGGGGTTGCCGTCCGTCCAGAGCGCGCTCGCGTCACCCCGCCATTCGTCGACGAGTACCCGACAGAGCAATTGCACCCGGGCCGCCATCGAACCGGGGAAGCGATGCACAGC
This genomic stretch from Leucobacter sp. CX169 harbors:
- a CDS encoding dihydrodipicolinate synthase family protein — its product is MTEKKPWHGVIVATALQFKDDMSVDYDAFGEHVAWLAANGCDGVAPNGSLGEYQNLSDVERAQVIKTAVDASPEGFTVMAGVGAYGALQSAHWATQAAEAGASCVMLLPPNTFRANHEQVKEHYATVAKAGLPIIGYNNPIDTKVDLVPELIADIFHAGNVVGVKEFSGDPRRIYEIKELAPEIDILIGTDDTVLEVGLAGAVGWVSGYPNAIPQTCIELFNLCTSGNVQDLVRGQEMYRDLHSLLRWDSKTEFVQAIKLSMDVVGLKGGKSRPPRGPLSPEITARIIADTEAAVAKGYGK
- a CDS encoding proline racemase family protein, whose protein sequence is MRTSRVFHAVDSHTEGMPTRVITGGVGVFPGATMAERRTWFMENSDHIRTLLMTEPRGHASMSGAILQPPTRPDADWGVLYIEVSGCLPMCGHGTIGVATVLVETGMVEVTEPITTIRLDTPAGLVVAEVAVADGKAEHVTITNVPSFSVRRGAQVDVPGLGSVTYDLAFGGNFYAIVTLDSLGIEFRQDRSNKQQLLDAGLAISEAINAADEPVHPERDDIRGCHHVYLEAPGSNATLSRHAMAIQPGWFDRSPCGTGTSARMAQLHARGELPLHQDFTNESYIGSRFVGRLIGETAVAGIPAVIPTITGRAWITGTAQYMLDPSDPFPTGFSL
- a CDS encoding ornithine cyclodeaminase family protein encodes the protein MSLAFLDADAVRRALPFGVAMDALDAALRTHVDPELDGPRLFSDAPGGEFLVMPAQGAEFSGLKALTVAPGNPARGLEKIQGLYLLFSSDALAPVAVLEGACLTAIRTPAVTISAVRALAAIAPAGGELPAAPRILVFGAGVQALSHIRAAHVAFPDATFELIGRRPERVAALIQELQGDPESASLEVADRTSDVDAAVADADIIICATSASAPLFDGRLVQDHAIVAATGTHGLDMREVDDHLVTRSDLVVEGRGSAERENGNLATTWSEADWRERPPANLRDLALGRMARSAGRPALYTGVGMSWEDLVCATAAYATYLHSSK
- a CDS encoding GntR family transcriptional regulator — protein: MSIESQTYSASFNPLRRPLNLRESVLEQLRTAIITGGLAEGTVVSAPTLGQALGVSATPVREAMMDLAREGLVETIKNKGFRITAMSDKELDDLAAIRLLIEPPSIHGVVGKISATGFAELRELADLCLEAAIAEDLEAYLRHDRELHARLLSYTGNPQLVDLATKLRLRTRMYGLSALARNKKLADSSREHHELLRLLQEDDGAGAEQLLRAHISHAREIWATGGDSEPPTEGSA
- a CDS encoding FAD-binding oxidoreductase; amino-acid sequence: MTQTSDVVIIGAGIIGCATAYFAARAGLSVTVVERDLPAGGTTSRCEGNILVSDKELGPELELTQYSLGIWKGELAEFGHLWEFEAKGGIIVASEESSLKTLERFSSAQRGFGINAQRLDSGELRALEPNVTDRALGAAFYPEDSQVQPILAATHLLRLAQLAGATLVTRAPVTELLRDGDRVTGVRTPRGDFSAAHVVNTAGPWSGEVAKLAGVALPILPRRGFVLVTEPLPPRVFHKVYAAEYVDNVATADEGLQASPVVEGTPAGSILIGSSRERIGFDGTVSPEALATIARNAITLFPFLERTRILRQYHGFRPYCPDHLPVIGPDPRTPGLWHASGHEGAGIGLSVGTGKLLAQALAGEHTDLPLTAFRPERFDEERAA
- a CDS encoding (2Fe-2S)-binding protein; the protein is MSETTPDRVQATFEGEPIEADAGASIAAALIGSGRQAWRTTRGGTPRGLFCGIGVCFDCLVEVDGESGQRACMIPLAPGMDVRAHGGEFADGAGAGSAAAEGAASPAGSCESSPTDMNSATDGVGA
- a CDS encoding FAD-dependent oxidoreductase; its protein translation is MKPVSTAPRFDVAIVGAGPAGLAASETALAGGARVVVIDSGAQPGGQFWRHRSEAAGVRDGGEFHHGWGEYLELRAAFDAGIASGALTYLPATSVWLARQRPNEEFRLDLAPSYGPGTSTIPAVQATRLVLATGGYDRQLPVPGWDLPGVMAAGGIQAHVKQNGSLPGSRFVIAGTGPFLLPVAANVTQAGGTVAAVLESANLADWLPRLHRAAGVPSKGLEGAGYIWTFLRHRIPYRPRTIITEILGDDRVTGVRTARVGRDGVPVAGTERTISGIDGVGLGWGFTPQLELPVQLGVQTAVDVDGSLIAPVDDGQRSSVPGLLLAGELTGVGGAALAVLEGRIAGRVAAAEALGGGSGAVSGTASGAALARPAELRSARRQRAFASAMHQAHPVPAGWQEVVTDDCLVCRCEEVDAGTIRAARSELSGDDHRSQKGVTRAGMGWCQGRVCGFAAASIAGAGAPTQASLASSSKRPIAQPVPLSALTEIE